The Pseudomonas triclosanedens genome has a window encoding:
- a CDS encoding class I adenylate-forming enzyme family protein yields MIVSSIDAHAQARSSQPAVRFEDKVFTFGELAREIDRTVYLLKKAGASASGTVAVFCENRPEIMLLYYAMAKIGGTFVPLNAALSSQEVRYILEHAGTRVLFTDARLGEVARDAISGTEVDLLLVDEFFARDMTTAPRYEQNQAPTEDFLIIYTSGSTGTPKAVLYSQESEVAGNASLIEMWQMGPDDKLLVALPLGFLYGLSTSCSMALQAGSEIIIQRRFHPRETLEAIVEHRVTAFQGVPTMFSMMLEYAEQNDLHFDLSHMRVIISAGAPLSDDLRSRFAQRFGKELEDYYALTEARPIFGKYYAEGERVPHGAIGKAAPGARIIVVDSNGAAVAAGVTGEIWVRAPATTHGYFKNPELTQATFQDGLLRTGDLGHVDADGYFYLTGRIKDIIIRGGANIAPAEVENALLAHPAVLAAAVIGIPDSKFGELPLAYIVLAPGQNPDDTELEAFASQRLAQFKLPCEYLRIDEMPLGNTGKIDKKALKTLWESGNQ; encoded by the coding sequence ATGATCGTAAGTAGTATCGATGCGCACGCACAGGCACGCAGCAGCCAGCCTGCTGTGCGATTTGAAGACAAGGTGTTCACCTTCGGTGAGCTGGCGCGAGAGATCGACAGAACCGTCTACCTGCTCAAGAAGGCCGGTGCATCGGCCAGCGGCACTGTCGCCGTGTTCTGTGAGAACCGCCCTGAGATCATGCTGCTGTACTACGCCATGGCGAAGATCGGCGGTACCTTCGTGCCGCTGAATGCCGCCCTGAGCAGTCAGGAAGTACGCTATATCCTCGAACACGCAGGCACCCGAGTGCTGTTCACCGACGCCAGGCTTGGCGAAGTGGCCCGTGACGCGATCTCCGGCACCGAGGTGGACCTGCTGCTGGTCGACGAATTCTTCGCCCGCGACATGACCACAGCGCCCCGCTACGAACAGAACCAAGCGCCGACCGAAGACTTCCTGATCATCTACACTTCCGGCTCGACCGGCACCCCCAAGGCGGTGCTGTACAGCCAGGAAAGCGAAGTGGCAGGAAACGCCTCGCTGATCGAGATGTGGCAGATGGGGCCGGACGACAAGCTACTGGTGGCGCTGCCCCTGGGCTTCCTCTATGGCCTTTCGACCTCCTGCTCGATGGCCCTGCAGGCCGGCAGCGAAATCATCATCCAGCGCCGCTTCCATCCGCGCGAAACGCTGGAAGCCATAGTGGAACATCGCGTCACAGCCTTCCAGGGCGTGCCGACCATGTTCTCCATGATGCTCGAGTACGCCGAGCAGAACGACCTGCACTTCGACCTGTCGCACATGCGGGTCATCATCTCGGCGGGCGCCCCCCTCTCTGACGACCTGCGCAGCCGCTTCGCCCAGCGTTTCGGCAAAGAGCTGGAGGACTACTACGCCCTGACCGAGGCACGGCCGATATTCGGCAAATACTACGCCGAGGGTGAAAGGGTCCCGCACGGAGCGATCGGCAAGGCAGCCCCCGGCGCGCGGATCATCGTGGTGGACAGCAACGGCGCAGCGGTTGCCGCTGGGGTGACCGGCGAGATCTGGGTACGCGCCCCCGCCACCACTCATGGTTACTTCAAGAACCCCGAGCTGACCCAGGCCACCTTCCAGGATGGTCTTCTGCGAACCGGCGACCTGGGCCATGTCGACGCCGATGGCTACTTCTATCTCACGGGTAGGATCAAGGACATCATCATCCGTGGCGGAGCGAACATCGCACCAGCAGAAGTCGAGAACGCCCTGCTCGCCCACCCCGCCGTGCTCGCCGCGGCCGTGATCGGCATTCCCGACAGCAAGTTCGGTGAGCTGCCGTTGGCCTACATAGTCCTGGCCCCGGGCCAGAACCCGGACGACACGGAGCTGGAAGCGTTCGCGAGCCAACGCCTGGCGCAGTTCAAACTGCCTTGCGAATACCTGCGGATCGACGAGATGCCCTTGGGCAACACCGGCAAGATCGACAAGAAAGCGTTGAAGACGCTGTGGGAGAGCGGCAACCAATGA
- a CDS encoding MaoC/PaaZ C-terminal domain-containing protein — translation MTSAAENNELGIGQNALYFDELEVGREWNTPRRTITEADIVMFAALTGDHNPVHTDEEFAKHTVFGGRILHGPAGFAIATGLESRLGIKEGTAIAFLGMTWDLRGPIKIGDTIHVRETVASKRETKKPGVGIVNFHVALVNQRGETVQDGEWKVMMHRKPA, via the coding sequence ATGACCAGCGCTGCCGAAAACAACGAACTGGGAATCGGTCAAAACGCCTTGTACTTCGATGAACTGGAAGTGGGCCGTGAATGGAACACTCCACGCCGCACCATCACCGAGGCTGACATCGTCATGTTCGCCGCGCTGACCGGTGACCACAACCCGGTGCACACCGACGAAGAATTCGCCAAGCATACCGTGTTCGGCGGTCGTATCCTGCACGGCCCGGCCGGCTTCGCCATCGCCACCGGGCTGGAAAGCCGCCTGGGCATCAAGGAGGGCACCGCCATCGCCTTCCTGGGCATGACTTGGGACCTGCGTGGCCCGATCAAGATCGGCGACACCATCCATGTAAGGGAAACCGTCGCCTCCAAACGCGAAACCAAGAAGCCGGGCGTCGGCATCGTCAATTTCCACGTGGCCCTGGTCAACCAGCGGGGCGAGACCGTGCAGGACGGCGAGTGGAAAGTGATGATGCACCGCAAGCCGGCGTAG
- a CDS encoding polysaccharide deacetylase family protein, with the protein MTTVCLTFDFDAVAIWLSTFKQTSPTPLSRGEYGANVGMPRLLDILKKRDVRATFFVPAHTASSFPDMVRRIVAEGHEVASHGYIHESPVGMAIDDERALLNRSIEILEKVAGERPLGYRSPAWDLSDNTIRLLEEAGLTYDSSLMSDDFQLFYARCNDKLSEEEFTPGETSSIVEFPVAWELDDYPYFQFSPRPLNTGLRLPSDVYKAWVSEFDYAHGMKGVFTLTCHPEIIGRGPRIQMLDQLIRYMQSLDGVRFKTMTQATAAFKNQQAV; encoded by the coding sequence ATGACCACCGTATGCCTGACATTCGACTTCGACGCCGTTGCCATCTGGCTGAGCACCTTCAAGCAGACCTCGCCGACACCGTTATCGCGTGGTGAGTACGGTGCCAACGTCGGCATGCCGAGGCTGCTGGACATTCTGAAGAAGCGCGACGTGCGCGCCACCTTCTTCGTTCCGGCACACACCGCCAGCAGCTTTCCCGACATGGTCCGGCGCATCGTCGCCGAGGGCCACGAAGTAGCGAGCCACGGCTACATCCACGAGTCCCCGGTGGGCATGGCGATCGATGATGAGCGTGCCCTTCTGAACAGGAGCATCGAGATCCTCGAGAAGGTCGCTGGCGAACGACCGCTGGGCTATCGTTCGCCGGCCTGGGACCTGAGCGACAACACCATCCGCCTGCTCGAAGAGGCCGGGCTGACGTACGACAGCAGCCTGATGTCGGATGACTTCCAGCTGTTCTATGCGCGCTGCAACGACAAGCTCTCGGAAGAAGAATTCACACCCGGCGAAACCAGCTCGATCGTGGAGTTCCCGGTCGCCTGGGAGCTGGACGACTATCCCTACTTCCAGTTCTCCCCACGCCCGCTGAATACCGGTCTGCGACTGCCCAGCGACGTCTACAAGGCCTGGGTCAGCGAGTTCGACTACGCACACGGCATGAAAGGCGTGTTCACCCTCACCTGCCACCCCGAAATCATCGGGCGCGGGCCGCGGATCCAGATGCTCGACCAGTTGATCCGCTACATGCAATCCCTCGACGGCGTGCGCTTCAAGACCATGACGCAAGCCACCGCCGCATTCAAAAACCAACAAGCTGTCTAA